Proteins encoded together in one Amblyomma americanum isolate KBUSLIRL-KWMA chromosome 1, ASM5285725v1, whole genome shotgun sequence window:
- the LOC144116515 gene encoding uncharacterized protein LOC144116515: MPWQQQQQSGRPRGAADAQSCGPRISARFLLDIPCNMTRSAFCNVAGSSYPWHAVRRYIFENQGLVRRMYGDQRHSVIVGSELEARRLRYDDLRFQPADVPARPPSPLSSRSRGRAAYRVRPNSRYANLLKTSPFADGEKLRPPPQRPPMLTDPSVGLAATTAGTSPATETAGTRPVTTASVAFDEDATIYRPG, from the exons ATgccgtggcagcagcagcagcagtccggTCGGCCCAGAGGTGCCGCCGACGCACAGAGCTGTGGACCACGGATCTCGGCGCGGTTTCTGCTCGACATCCCCTGCAACATGACGCGCAGCGCTTTCTGCAACGTTGCCGGCAGCTCCTACCCGTG GCACGCCGTGCGGCGCTACATCTTCGAGAACCAGGGCCTCGTGCGACGCATGTACGGTGACCAGAGGCACAGCGTGATCGTGGGCAGTGAGCTGGAGGCCCGCAGGCTGCGCTACGACGACCTGCGCTTCCAGCCGGCGGACGTGCCCGCTCGACCGCCCAGCCCTCTCTCGTCCCGGTCTCGCGGTCGGGCCGCATACCGGGTCCGGCCCAACAGCCGCTACGCCAATCTGCTCAAGACGTCGCCTTTCGCCGACGGCGAAAAGTTACGGCCGCCGCCGCAGAGGCCTCCGATGCTCACAGACCCGAGTGTGGGCCTAGCCGCTACCACGGCGGGCACGAGCCCTGCGACGGAAACGGCCGGGACTAGGCCGGTTACAACGGCGTCGGTTGCATTCGATGAAGACGCTACCATCTACAGACCGGG